The DNA sequence CTTCTCTCCAGCTGTCACCAAACTGCCCTACACTATGACTTCTCCCTCAGATCTGGCTGGTTCCTCAGGCACCTGTTAAGACACTTGTAAAATCGGCCTTTTTTCCTGTCCGAGGTATACCGCCCATTCCATTGCTCACTATCCTATAACAGTGGCTAAGATCTCATTATCAGTCACTAAGACAACCATTAGGATATCCCAGCAATGGGGCATTGGGGCAAGATCTCAGTGTTTATCTGAGCTTGTGCTATGATTTACCCCACAGTTGTGATTACTCTCCACCTTGCACTAGCTCTAGCTTGGAGGTGGTTCAACACAGGCTTTAGCGTCAGAGTTCTTGTACATGAGCCCGATTTTACCGTTGCCAGGAAGTTGCCGTGGCACCACAAAAGCGGCAGAACATGTGGTGGTGTTCTGCCTCCGCCTTTTGAGGGCCTGGATCAGTTTGGAGCGGTAGTGATCCCCGGCCAGGAAGTAGAGGATGGGGTCGATGCAGCTGTTGACGCTGGCCAGCGGACGGGTGATCTTGTAAGCAAAGTTGATGACATTGAGTACGTGGCAGTCGGCGTCCAGCACGCGGTAGGCATAGTAGAGGGTGCGCGTGATGTGGAAGGGCACGAAGCACAGCGCGAAGACGACCAGCACCACCACGATCAGCTTGATGGACTTCCtgcgggaggaggaggccccCTGCTGGCCGGAGGACAGACCGCGCCGGGGGCGGCACAGCGTCCGCGCCATCAGGCAGTAGCACACCACAATGACCAAGAAGGGGATGCCGAAGAGCAGCACCGTGAGGACCGAGCTGTACGCCACGTACCGCTCAAAGTCCTCCGGGCGAGTGGTGTCGTGGCACAGCGTGCCCCCGTCGCGGCCGGTGGTGGTCACAAAGATCAGGTTGGGCACCAGGCAGGCGGTGACTGCCACCCACACCAGGCCGCACACCACGTGGGCGTGCCGAGGCTTGACCATGGTGACCGCACGGATCGGGTGGCAGATGCCCAGGTAGCGGTGGACACTGATacaggtgaggaagaggatgctGCAGTAGAGGTTGGCGTAGAACAGGAAGCGTACGATCTTGCAGAGAGCCACGCCGAAGGGCCAGTGGTTGCGGTTGGCGTAGTAGTAGACGAGGGTGGGCAGGGAGAGGACGTAGAGCATGTCGGACAGCGCCAAGTGGAACATGTACACGGTGCTGGTGTTCCAGGGCCTCATCTTGGTCAGGAACATCCACAGGGCCACAGAGTTGAGAAGaagaccaaacacacacaccaagccaTAAGACAGCGGCAGCAGGATATACTTGAACTCCTCATTAAAGCGACAGGTCTCGTTGACCCCATCGGGGATCCCTGGTGACAAGGTGGTACTTGGCATTGACCTGTTCCCCTCATGGTAGCTGTTGAAGGTCGTGTTCATTTTCTGGCTTTAAAAACTGTCTGTGgaatgaaaagggaaaagaaagcaCAATTTTACCTGTAGGCCTATTTCATGATTAACATATGTACAACAGCAGTTACACAACCAGCCTAAGTCTCCCTGACAGAAAGCATAAATATTTAGAAGCCATCTGGGACAAGAGAAATGTATCATTATCATACTGGCACAAAGAACACTGGAGTTGAACAGTAGAAAAATATATCTCATTTAAGTGTTTCAGGGAAGTAGGGAAACGTTTCAGGGAAGCGGAAAACGTTtttagaatgcattttatttaaatgctgcATAGTATATCGCACGCTAGGAGAACGCAGTAAACTATATGTCCTTCGAATTAAACGTACTTGGGGTATGCGTTTCATAAAGCTGTAAGCTACTTACTACGTGTGATTTGAAGGTTACTTAACATCCTATAGTATGCTAAATGTGGggtaaaaaagaggaaaataataaagtgGAATCATAACACAATAGGCCTACTCATACAGTGACTGATAACGGGGTACCAGCAAGTACGCACCGCTGCCCTTTGAAACACGGCGCCAGAAAGCGGAAGAGGGACGGAGGAGCGACTCAGTAGCATGATAGCATTAGCGTTGGTTGTGTCCGATTTATTTTCTTgcagtcagaaaataaaatgtttttcttattaATTTCCTTTACGTTATCTGTATAATAAATACAGCATTATTCAGTCGTAGTAGTAGTGCTTGTTGTAGTAGTTGTTGTTAGTAATTATTACTAATGATAATTAGGCTATAATAATTACCGATCACACCACGCGAAAAAATCTGTACGGCAGTATGTACAATTTGAACGCACAATGTTCAAAGAAGATACTATCCAAATGTATAGCAGATAACAATGTGGACACCGATAGCATGcctacagtaggctacacacTAAGTAAAACAGTTTCTGGAAACCACGAGTTGACTGGTTTAACTGTGAGAAAACACGAACGTTTCACGCCAGTCCAAGAACTTCGGGCAGAGCCAACAATTAAACGAAAGATATCGATGTGGACTTACCCCGGTATCTACGGACTCTAGAACGACGGCAGGGTAGAATACAGTGCACCGCCCGAATGACTGTTCCAGCGGGGCAGAACAGAGTTGTGAGAAGGACCTGCTGCGTGAGAGGACAATACCTCATCACCTCCTGTACGCCCCCTGAAATGGAAATAACCGCATTGTCAGAATGTATGAAACGTATTCTGCATGTTTAGTGTAACGGTGCTGTATGTGAAGGAAGGCCTAGCTATTTTGTATCCCTATTTTTCGTTTTCAGTCGTCAATTTGTAACGACTTGGCGCATATCTTTGCCTGTACGTTCTTAGCACTGTAAAATCGAAACGGATTTAATTAGGCATTCATCTGAACATTTTagttactgtatattatataatatataacatatatataatactttttttttttttaattcctccATTCCAAATTGCGACACAGCCGCCTGTTTGTCGGTATAACCGGTTTAACTCATGACATGAAATCTGTTGGCATTTGATTCACATATCATTCAACACAGGCCAGTGGGTTCGGGAATACGAACAGTATGTTCGGAAGTGTGTTTGCAATGAAAGAAAGCgctattacattgcattacagaaTTATAAATGCTATtgcatttatatgtaaatgaataTCAGTTAATGGCGAAGGTTTTTACAATCTGGGCCACTGGCACTTGTGCTCAGTAACTGCTATATGCAGACCTATGCCCGGGCACAGATACATCTGTGAAGAAACTAGAACAAAAATtggctctttttaaaattttgtttctcCTGTTTATGTGGTGGACATGTTAAAACCGTTCCGCTTTCATAATGCGAACACTGTAGGGCAATGTTAAAATGAGCAGCCTACGTGTATTTTCAGTTCAGTATTAGAATTTGTGTattgtttcagttttgtgtttgtgtgatagtTGTGAATTGTACAAATACTGAATAGgcagtatttatttatcagaATATGAAATCCTAGCATAGCTTGAAAACAACACCATTGACAGGGTAATTGTCTACGTTTTGAAGTGTCTTgaaaaatctttccaaaaaaaatcttcacaaaacctgaaattattcttacttttgttcttaaaaatgttcctacaataAACCAATTTGAGATGTGTGACACCTgtgcaaaaacctttttttgtgcatatcccaggtgtatgagatgatgaatgctgactgtaaatTTTGAGTGTAaacctgttcatgtgattagcataaggaaacagccctgaacaaatacagataagaaaacaaatgatgaatgccaaaatgttcttggaaatgtcCTTACACatagtttacgatcaaatgtgatcgtacgcatgtttttACAACCTTCTTACAGCAATGTTGCAAAAAGTAGCACGCCCAGCACTTTGGAATGAGAAATGCACAAGAGTTGAATTGTTGACCTGGTCTTCTCTAAATTTTTCACATGCAACTCACTCATCATCTCAAGGTCCTAAACTGGCACACAACAACTTAGAGCATCAACAAATCGTTACCTACATAGgatatttgaatataatttaCTTTTGTTTGTATTGAAGTTCATTTTTTGTCAGTATGTCTGGTCTCCACTGAGTGTGTGGGAAAATACACTTGTGGTATGTGACAAAGAGCCTGATATCACCACCACTTTATGCTGATTGGGGATTGATTATGAATCGCAAAATGTTAACACTTTGCTATCAAATATACCCAatacacttgttttttttcttttttcagtagaTGGCAGTTGGCAGCAAAATACTGTTGTTGCTCAAGCAGTCAAAATAAATAGGGACATATTTGAATGCATGCAGTTTATATgctgtatatgcatgcattcaAATATGCTCACTCGTATCTGAACACTGGCCACATTAATAGAGCTGAGAAGCCACACTGCTGTTACTTTTGTGTCTCAGGCTCTTGAGTTTGCAGTGGAAAGTGGAGAAAGCCTCAAGGTTGCTAAGCAGATTGCAGATCTGGTGGCAAAATGCTGTATGGCAGACAGTAATGAAACCTGCCTGTCTATACTGTCTATACTggtgcctttttattttaaagtctgCCAGGCAAACCCATTTCTTTCGGGCATTGATTGTCTTACGTTTATGGCCTGAATAGAGGAAACCCTTGATGTAAGAGAAGTGTTCAGGGGATGTGATCATTAATGAGGAGGCTAAATCAACAGAAGACagggaaagacagaaaatgTCTGTTCAGGAGAAAAATCTTTAGCCGAAACGTTACACTGCGTGGACAAAAGTATGTTGACATcagacatccaacatctcattcaaaattatgggcattaatacggagttggtccaccctttgctgttaTAACACCCTCTCCTCTTCTGGGAGGGCTTTActctagatgttggagcattgctgcagggacaacttcgttgttagtgttaatcagtttaaccatcagggtccaagttgaactatgcggttgttccctgtacttggaccggtacttctctctaggggtttcgtcatacttgttcctggttatggttatacactttgttgtacgtcgctctggataagagcgtctgccaaatgcctgtaatgtaatgtaatgtaatgatttgcTTCCATTGAGCCAGAAGaccattagtgaggtcgggcactgatttggCAATCAGGCCTCACTCGCAGTTGTCTTTCCAGTTGATCCTGAAGGTGCtggatggggtagaggtcagggctctgtgcaggtcagtcaagttcCACACCGATCTCGAAAAAATCAtatctatatggacctcgctgtgtgccctggggaattgtcatgctgaaacaggaaaggaccttcccaAAACGCAAagctggaagcacagaatcttcTGGAATGTCATTGCATTGAGATGCTCATCAAAAGGATTTAGGCATTGACAAAATGTTCTCATCCAAAGTATCCACTTACAtagcttacattctttacatacaaccaatttatgcatttgtgttatttattgaagcaatcCAGGGTAACCCCAATGGGGTTGGGCACTTTGCTGAAGGATTCAACAGCAGAGCCCAACCTAGGAATAAAACCCAAAACCCCACAGTTACCATCCCAATTCcctataaataaaatcacaccACCTCCCTAGTCAGCCTTTCCCtagtttaatatttaatgcatattttactgtCCAGGGTAAAGTCCAATGTGtcaggcggggggggcggggatggacccaagcgcagagtaaaAAGCCAAAAGtcaaaaaatggggaaaaccaaAAGACTTTAATAACTAAACAGGGAACACAGGGAGCCGAACGCCTCGCAGGGCGactaagaaaaacacaacaaaaacctcaaaaattcacaaggaaacaaaaatacaaaatccaaaaaacgtggggaacagggcaggcaggcaggtagcaaAAAACTCACAGGTAACAGGCAGGAACAGGAACAAAGGGTACagaaacaaaccaaaccaaaggTTCCAGCGCCTGAGTCTGGGGAGAGGGCGATTTAAATAGAgagacgcagacgagacacaggagggcacgatgaacaatcaagccacagagagggaggggaacacgagacacaacgcaactaataattggataatagaaaacaataaaacaattaactgaacacaaaccgaggtgccgccatctggcccaacagagaaacaacacagggggaagacacagaaccctgacagtacccccccccccccccccaagggagtctccccgtgtcgcccggctCCAGGAGGCCGACCCTGGGAGGGGGTGAACTGGAGGGCGGGGACAGggaaacagaacacaggaaaactTGGGACAAAACTCAGGAACTAGGAAAAcaggagacacagggctgggcagg is a window from the Anguilla anguilla isolate fAngAng1 chromosome 3, fAngAng1.pri, whole genome shotgun sequence genome containing:
- the p2ry4 gene encoding P2Y purinoceptor 4, which gives rise to MNTTFNSYHEGNRSMPSTTLSPGIPDGVNETCRFNEEFKYILLPLSYGLVCVFGLLLNSVALWMFLTKMRPWNTSTVYMFHLALSDMLYVLSLPTLVYYYANRNHWPFGVALCKIVRFLFYANLYCSILFLTCISVHRYLGICHPIRAVTMVKPRHAHVVCGLVWVAVTACLVPNLIFVTTTGRDGGTLCHDTTRPEDFERYVAYSSVLTVLLFGIPFLVIVVCYCLMARTLCRPRRGLSSGQQGASSSRRKSIKLIVVVLVVFALCFVPFHITRTLYYAYRVLDADCHVLNVINFAYKITRPLASVNSCIDPILYFLAGDHYRSKLIQALKRRRQNTTTCSAAFVVPRQLPGNGKIGLMYKNSDAKACVEPPPS